A portion of the Bacillus sp. es.034 genome contains these proteins:
- the rpsT gene encoding 30S ribosomal protein S20, with translation MPNIKSAIKRVKTSNERNAQNAAVKSTMRTAIKKAEAAATNSADNAKDLVTEAVRQLDKAAQKGLIHKNAADRQKSRLMKKAN, from the coding sequence ATGCCAAATATCAAATCAGCTATCAAACGCGTAAAAACAAGCAACGAGCGTAACGCTCAAAACGCTGCAGTAAAATCTACTATGCGTACTGCGATCAAGAAAGCAGAAGCAGCAGCGACTAACAGCGCTGATAATGCGAAAGATCTAGTAACTGAAGCGGTACGTCAATTAGACAAAGCAGCTCAAAAAGGTCTTATCCACAAAAACGCTGCAGATCGTCAAAAGTCTCGCCTAATGAAAAAAGCGAACTAA
- the gpr gene encoding GPR endopeptidase, which produces MKKEEIDLSKYCVRTDLAVEAREMVVSDKAEDTSSIKGVMIKEKEEDGVKVSLVTVTPEGEEKIGKKPGNYLTIEAHGIREENTELQQKVENIFANEFNQFLINNKISKNASCLIVGLGNWNVTPDSLGPRVCEDIIVTRHLFELQPESVEEGYRPVSALVPGVMGLTGIETSDIIFGVVEKSKPDFIIAIDALASRSIERVNATIQISDTGIHPGSGVGNKRKGLDQETLGVPVIAIGVPTVLDAVTIVSDTVDFLLKHFGKEMREGDRPSRSLAPAGLSFGERRKLTEEDLPEEQHRQTFMGIVGTLEDQEKRKLIHEVLSPLGHNLMVTPKEVDVFMEDMANLIASGLNAALHDSVNQANTGYQTR; this is translated from the coding sequence ATGAAAAAAGAAGAAATCGATCTTAGTAAATATTGCGTGCGTACCGATCTTGCCGTGGAAGCAAGGGAAATGGTCGTCAGTGATAAAGCGGAGGATACGTCATCCATTAAGGGTGTCATGATTAAAGAAAAAGAAGAAGATGGAGTGAAGGTTTCCCTGGTAACGGTCACGCCTGAAGGGGAAGAAAAAATCGGTAAGAAACCGGGCAACTATCTGACCATCGAAGCTCATGGTATCCGTGAAGAAAATACAGAGCTCCAACAGAAGGTCGAAAATATATTCGCCAATGAATTCAATCAATTCCTGATCAATAATAAAATCAGTAAAAATGCAAGCTGTTTGATCGTCGGCCTCGGAAACTGGAATGTGACCCCGGATTCATTGGGGCCAAGGGTATGTGAAGACATCATCGTGACGAGACATCTATTCGAACTGCAGCCGGAGTCGGTGGAAGAAGGGTATCGACCGGTCAGTGCCCTCGTTCCGGGTGTCATGGGACTGACCGGGATTGAAACGAGCGATATCATTTTCGGCGTGGTGGAGAAATCCAAGCCCGACTTTATCATCGCCATCGACGCCCTGGCTTCCCGGTCGATCGAACGCGTCAATGCGACGATCCAGATTTCAGATACCGGAATCCATCCGGGGTCCGGGGTGGGGAATAAACGAAAAGGGCTGGATCAGGAAACGCTGGGTGTTCCCGTCATTGCCATCGGTGTTCCCACCGTGTTGGATGCCGTGACGATCGTCAGTGATACAGTGGATTTTCTCTTGAAACATTTTGGAAAAGAAATGAGAGAAGGCGATCGTCCATCAAGATCCCTTGCGCCTGCAGGATTAAGCTTCGGTGAGAGAAGGAAATTGACGGAGGAAGATCTCCCGGAAGAACAGCATCGCCAGACATTTATGGGGATCGTCGGGACCCTTGAAGATCAGGAAAAACGAAAACTGATTCATGAAGTCCTGTCTCCGCTCGGCCATAACCTGATGGTCACACCGAAAGAAGTGGATGTGTTTATGGAGGACATGGCGAACCTCATCGCAAGCGGACTCAATGCGGCGCTCCATGACTCGGTGAATCAGGCAAATACGGGGTATCAGACAAGATAA
- a CDS encoding stage II sporulation protein P, producing MRSYKDSNYVIAIQMSTILKGTLIFIAGLLSVFSMVGILTSFNPEYRITSNSLNQAASSVKGETLYKILALENRSFNQILTEEEQALPSLSSIFFQVATNVSFEDPRSFLGRELPGFSIFDGEILVAGEGTDFTNMPIESVPPPEALESENEAPLKNVGDLKETNQKAGDVAPPLSTGNKKTVLLYFTHTRESYLPYLKGVTNPDSAMHSKINVTRVGEMVKTGLEDEGVGTSIDKTDVIQNLNHKGLDYWAAYQESRPLVQAAMTSNKDLLYMVDIHRDSQRRDMTTVTIEGKPYAKLAFVVGEEHPNYEQNLKLATELHKRLESKYKGISRGVIAKKGSGTNGKFNQDLSGNAMLLEFGGVDNTFEELERTAEAFADVFAEYYWQAEKVDGSLTTPAVRQ from the coding sequence ATGAGATCATACAAAGACTCTAACTATGTCATTGCCATTCAAATGTCTACGATACTGAAAGGGACGCTGATCTTCATTGCAGGATTGCTCTCGGTATTTTCGATGGTCGGCATCCTCACTTCCTTCAACCCTGAATATAGAATAACGTCTAATTCGTTGAATCAAGCGGCTTCCAGTGTGAAGGGTGAAACATTATATAAAATCTTGGCCCTGGAAAACCGGTCTTTCAATCAAATATTGACAGAAGAGGAACAGGCCCTCCCAAGCTTGTCATCCATCTTCTTTCAGGTGGCCACCAACGTAAGTTTCGAAGATCCCCGGAGCTTTCTCGGTCGCGAACTGCCTGGTTTCTCGATTTTCGACGGGGAAATTCTGGTGGCAGGGGAAGGGACGGACTTTACGAATATGCCGATTGAATCGGTCCCCCCACCCGAAGCCCTGGAATCTGAAAATGAAGCGCCACTCAAAAATGTCGGGGATCTGAAAGAAACCAATCAAAAGGCCGGGGATGTAGCGCCGCCATTATCCACAGGAAATAAAAAGACGGTCCTACTTTACTTCACCCATACGAGGGAATCCTATCTTCCTTATCTGAAGGGAGTGACCAATCCGGATTCCGCCATGCACTCGAAGATCAATGTCACCAGGGTGGGTGAAATGGTAAAGACGGGATTGGAGGACGAGGGGGTAGGAACAAGCATCGATAAAACCGATGTGATCCAAAACTTGAACCATAAGGGACTTGACTACTGGGCAGCTTATCAGGAGTCGCGGCCGCTGGTGCAGGCAGCCATGACCAGCAATAAAGATTTGTTGTATATGGTGGATATTCACCGTGATTCACAGAGAAGAGACATGACGACTGTGACGATAGAGGGCAAACCCTATGCAAAGCTTGCATTTGTTGTAGGGGAAGAGCATCCGAACTATGAACAGAACCTTAAGCTGGCAACCGAACTTCATAAGCGTTTGGAATCAAAATATAAAGGTATTTCACGTGGAGTCATTGCGAAAAAGGGCAGTGGCACGAACGGTAAATTCAATCAGGATCTTTCAGGAAACGCCATGCTCCTTGAATTCGGAGGGGTGGATAATACATTTGAGGAACTGGAGAGGACGGCAGAGGCTTTCGCTGATGTATTCGCTGAGTATTATTGGCAGGCAGAAAAGGTGGATGGTTCCCTCACGACGCCTGCTGTAAGACAGTAA